The sequence GTTATGACTGGAGCTACTCTTTACACATCTATCACTGTGCTAGACCTGATTCATCAGAACTAAATATGTGAGAAGATAATAATCATAACTCATGAAAAAGTTAGAATATCTCTCCATTAATCACAAAACTATGGATGATATATTCAACTCAATCCAACTTGGTATTTATTCCATTGGTTTTTCTTATAATTTTCCATAAAGAAGCCAAAAAAACATACCGTCAAAAGcttatatgttttttttccttgcttcaAACCACATAACTTCTCACGGATAATTTTATCAATATATAAGAAATAAATCTTAACCATTTGTAAGACCATCCCGAAAAGAAATTGATTCTTTAACAACTCCATAGCTAAACTCCATAAccaatcaattaattaatttgcacATGATAAAATAAAGTAGGTTGGACCATTAGATTTAGCAACGGTGTCTAAATTTGAAACTTCTATTCTAGTATCCGTTTTTCAATCCTTTTCTAAATGTGTGTGCAAAATCAACAATTAAGGGATACAAAAAAGTATACAGATATCGACATCAAAATATACGTAGTTATCCTGGACGAACAATATTATTAGAGTGAATGTTATTTCTAAATACAAACGGCTCCACTAGGTTAAAGAGTTTATAATCGTAAATAACCATAAATAAATACACATGTTGAATAAGGCTTCAGGGACTCTGGCCTCATTCCACTAGAACAAGGTCCCGTACTTGGTTGTTCGTGGCACCACATAACTAATTTAAGGCATAAAACAATATGTAAAGAAAAGGATTATACTAATGATGTGCTTCATGTATATTGTAGAGAATCGTTTGACCGTCGGAAGCTTATAGTTGGGGTCACGGCGTCTGTGGCTTCATTGAAGGCTTCTTGGTTATAGTGGTTTGCTTTAACCGCTGGCGTAGAAGGAAAGTAGAAATCACTGCAGGTGAGTTTCAAGCTCAAGAAAACAATGAGATTGAGGTTGCCACAAACAGTTTCTCTTTTCATAATAAGATCGGTGAAGGTGGTTTTGGTCTTGTATACGAGTTATTCTTTCCTACCACATCTTTGCACTAATCATTCCATTTTTTAGTGTTTTTCATTCTCTGTCTTTTGATTATGCGTACATGTAGGTAAGTTTTAACTAACAAAAAATGCTATACATTACAGGGAAAGCTTCCAAATGGACAAGAAATTAAATAGCAGTAAAAAAGCTGGCGGAGGGTTCAAGCAAAGGGCAAAGGGAGTTCAAAAATGAGATCTTGTCGATCTCCAAACTTCAAAATAGGAATCTTGTCGAGCTGCTTGGTTTCTGTATTCATAAAGAAGCATCATTGTTGGTTTATGAATATATGCCAAACAAAAAACTAGACTATTTTCTCTAAATTAACTATACTAGTTAAGTTGGACTTTGATTGTTGACAGATGATAAAAAGCGTAATTGGAAAAAGAGATTAGATATCAAGTTTTTTATCTCCACAAAGACTCACAGAGATCTCACAGTGAGTAATATACTACTTGACAATAACAAGAGTCCGAAAATATCAGACTTTgttgctttatttatttattttttttccatggATGTTTTGCAGgatcttttataatttttgttttatgatGCTCTTATCAGTACTCTAATTTTTGTTAATGTAGTGGTTATATGTCTCTTGAATATGTGATGGATGAATATTTCTCAATGAAATTTGATATCTATAGTTTTGGagttattcttttaaaaatcgTAAGTGGTAAAAGAAGTACAAGGCTTCTTCCATCTGGAAAATCACTTAAATCTTCTTGGACACGTGAGTATTAAGATTATTGTTTCAACAAATCTACTAAAACATCACCTCAAATTGAAACATTTGTCTATGCATGTTTTGGAAACTAACTTCAAGTATCCATCAGGCATGGACGCTTTGGGACGAAGGAAATGCTTTAGAATTAATGGATGAAAGATTGAAGGATGAATTCCAAAACTGTGAAGCCTCGCGATGCATTCAAGTACGTCTTTTGTGCGTTCAAGAGAATCCAAATGAAAGGCCAACCATGTGATCAGAATTTTTAATGTTAGAGAGTGAAAATATGTAATTACCTCATCCTCAACAACCTGGATTTTACACAGGAAGAAATGTTTCTAAGACCCATTAATTACCAATTGATCAAACCCCCATCTCCAATAAAGTAACCATTACACTACCTCAAGGTCGTTAGTAAATAATTATCTATGATAAAGTCAATTATAACGAGTACCCTTCATTGCATTATAGTTTAAAGATGGTTAATGTGCTGAGAATTGTGGAGATAAAAACATAATTAAGTCCATTTCCATATTACTTAACATATATATGCTAGCTAGTTTGCTACTGGCATTGTAGAATGTGAGTAactaaaaggaagaaaatttAAGTGAGAGCCTAATGTTTTTTGccaaaatgaagaagaaaagatgaGAGCCTCTGAAGTAATAAAGAAGAAAAGCTGAGAACCTCTGAAGTAATTTTTCTTTCATGTTCTTCAATATTTTGGTGGTGTGTGACGACAGTGAGTGATTATTTAGAAAATACagtatgtattttttttatcagGTTTATAGTTTCTCTTATTTGTATTCCAAATTACCGAGTAATTGTGGATTCAAATAGTTTGTGTCGGACTATTTGGGGAGCGATTTGTAACACAAGTTGGATGGTTTCTTTGCAATCTCCATCATTCTAAAACCTATAGTTGCAGAAAGACTGAACTAGGTAAATCAGTATATTTTTCGGTgtcattctttttttcttttgctttattattttacaattaattttttaattgaatGCTTATTGACTATAACTTATGAAGTGGGAATTTGAAGTATAATATAGTTTATTCTACGAATTATAAATTTCCAACAATATCATTGACAAATTCTTATCAATTGAACAAGAGTTTGTAACTTTTTTACATTGGTCTATTTGATGTGGAACGATTTTgacttttaaaataataattgatgTCTAGATACTtacaatgaataaaaaaaaaaacatatacaCATAGAACTATTTGTAGACAGAGTGAAGAAGTTAATTAGAGAAGAAACAATATTGTACAAAAAGGGTTGAAGATGATGATGTCGTCATTAAAACTTGGTGGGAAGATCGATCAATATGATATCAAAGAATGGCGCATCCTACAAGTTTCGAGCACACAACTTGAGAGGACTCAACAGTACTGATGGCTTTCTTTGATGGGAATGAGATGTTAGAGAAGAAACGACCGTTGTACAGAAAGTTGAAGATGATGTTGTCATTGAAACTCAGACGAGATGAAGGTCGGGATGGTATTAAAGATGGCCTCCTGAAAGTTTTCAGTCCTCTTAACTTGAGAGGACTCCACACAATTGGTTTTCCTTGTAATGCTATAACTTCACCATTTCTTGAACCACCACCTTGGGTTGGAGGGCTTCCCATGAACTTGCTACTGCTCCTCAGGGCAGCAATAGGTGTTGCCTCTACTGTTGTTTGGAACTCTGGTAATGGAGAGAATAGCTTTGAATATCTTGCTTTCCTTGCTGCAAATAATTGTGCCCCCAATGCAGCATTTCCAGATGTCTAGCTACTTAGCTACTTTTTCATTGGTCATCTTGTGTCATTAATTGTTCTAAACAACCTCTGAATTTACAGTTTTAactctaaaattttataattgtaGCATTCAAAGTACTTACTAATTAAAGATGACAGTTGAATAACTTCATATTTGGATACCACATTTTGATGAtctaaattttgtttaattaattcatttatCTTTTAACCTATTATCAAAGTTAAACAAGATTGAAATTCTCAAACTGCAAAATTCATCTAATGGACATCAAGGTTAAAATATATCGGTCTACTCTCTTCTTGTTAATATTATACTAATCTCAATGAACAAAAATTGAGATAAGTATATTGGTTGAAATCTAACTTAATTGGTTGCTGACCATTTCTCATTTCAAACGCAATCCcacataaaattttaataaattagaGAAGTGAGTCTACTAATTAATTTGAGTTTGACTTATCTTAAAAATAATTTGAGTTTGACTTGGCTCATTCTTCAGTGTGTGTTCCTTTCCTAcataagaaaataaagaaagaaagaaattaaagaataaaagaaaagcaCTATCAACAGATAAATCATAAACTAACACATCTTTAACAATGAAAGATATGGACAAGCAAATGCATTTAATTATACACATAAAAGAACAAGTCAATTCTTTGGTGTCCGTATCAATTTGTAGAGATCATCACATTTACAAAATGAATGTATTGAGTGATATGTGTCAAAAGCTGCATATGCTAGCATACATGTAAAACTATAATATATCTTATCGATAATCAACTTTGAGGTAATAAGTCTTTTTTACGAATTTTGTATGAATGATTAAATTGTGAGTTTCTACTGCATTAAAGAATAATTATTAgaaatttatcaaataaagatTAAGTCGGAGATTAGGAGCAAAACTAAATTGGCTTAGTATTTGAATCATCTACCTCAAAGTTAAAAGACTAGATTAAAATTCTATATTTAGCCTAAAAATGAGATACAAATATTTACGTTTTCATATTACGTTCTTATGGATTTAGAGGACTAATATTAGGATGAACATGAATGATCCGTCTTTGTAGATTGCaccctaattaattaaataattaaatgttTTTTCAAATAAGAAATGACGAACTATAATTAAATAATCCCGTTAATATAAAAGATGAGTATAACTTACCATTCAATTGACTAATTTTTTATATTCGTGGATTTTGAGCTGATAAAAATTCAATTCACTGCGGATTCAAAATTTTCTTGGAGACAAGCTTATTAAAAATACTCCCAAGTCAAAATCCAAAAACTTAAATCCATGGGATAAAGGtagatttaattatatatagtCGAGTTTTTTGATTAACCATTAGCTATACATCCTACCAAATTGTTTATGACAAGTGTTACTAATTATTAAAGCAATAACTTTTTTCCTTAAAGAAAAAGTTAGCAAAGAAATCTGCCTCTTCACCAGTTGAAATTCATACTcaataaaatataattgtttAGAGATAGGTGACTTTGCAAGGAAAGCTAAACTTCAAATTATTTAAGCAAATAAACTATCCCTGAAGGCCTGAActgaaaataaacaaaaacaaacgtttaaaattaaaacaatggagcaacttctttttctttctttgcatTTGGATTACAGTTGAATTCCCACAATAGACGTAGCAACAATGGCGCTAcactatatatttatacatttTCTTTCAATATTGGTTCCAAAGATTCGGTATGATTCTTTGTTGACGAAAATATAAACTCAAAGTTCAATCACCAAAATAGTACATGGATTGATATTCAAGTCAAAATGAAAAATCACTTGCTTTGATTTGAAAGAAGCCATGGGAGAACGGATTTGCTGGTGCAGCAAGCTTTTAGCTTTTCTAATTTTTTGGAGAACCATAGCTCTGTTTCCAAGAAAATCATCAGCAATCGATACTATAAAAGCAGGGGAATTCATAATTGGCAGCACCCAGATATTAGTTTCATCTCAAGAGAACTTCGTATTGGGAATCTTCAATCCTCAAGGCTCCAGATTTCAGTACTTAGGAATATGGTACAAGAACAACCCACAGACAATCGTATGGGTAGCAAACAGAGACAACCCACTTGTAAACTCCTCTGCCAAATTAACAGTCAACGTAGAAGGAACCATCATTCTTCTCAACGAAACAGGTGGAGTTTTATGGTCTTCCCCGTCTCCAGGATCCATGAAACTACCCACAGCTCAGCTGCTAAACACAGGTAATTTGGTCGTAACCGAATCTGGGTCAGAGAATTATTTGTGGCAGAGTTTTGATTACCCATCTGATACTCTGTTAACGGGAATGAAACTGGGTTGGGACTCAAAATCCGGTCTAAACCGGAAGTTAACGTCTTGGAAAAGCGCAAACGATCCGTCGCCTGGGGGTTTCACTTACAGCATTGAAACAGATGGGCTTCCCCAATTTGTAATTCGCGAAGGACCTCTCATACTTTTTCGAGGTGGCCCATGGTACGGTAATAGGTTTAGTGGAAGCGGTGCACTCAGAGATACCGCTATCTATTCCCCGAAGTTCGATTATAATGCTTCCGCAGCTTTATTTTCCTATGATGCTGCGGATAATCTCTTTGTGAGACTTACACTGAACGCGGCTGGGTATGTTCAACAGTTTTATTGGGTCGATGATGGAAAATATTGGAATCCTTTGTATATAATGCCGGGAGATCGATGCGATGTTTATGGACTGTGTGGGGATTTTAGTGTTTGTACGTTTTCACTCACAGCAGAATGTGATTGTATGGTTGGGTTTGAACCCAAGTCACCTAATGATTGGGAAAGGTTTAGATGGTCTGATGGGTGCGTTAGAAAGGACAATCGAACCTGTAGAAATGGAGAGGGGTTTAAAAGAATCAGTAGTGTGAAATTGCCAGATTCCTCAGGGTATTTGGTGAATGTTAATACAAGTATTGATGATTGTGAAGCTGAGTGTTTAAACAACTGCTCTTGCTTGGCTTATGGAATAATGGAGCTTCCAACAGGCGGCTATGGATGTGTTACTTGGTTTCATAAACTGGTGGATGTTAAATTCGTTCTGGAAAATGGACAGGATCTCTATATAAGAGTGGCAGCTTCAGAACTAGGTATTGATCTGTGAatgttgtttatttattttgtgaATGTATGTTTTAAAGatgaatataattaatttattattatgctATGCTTCTTCTACTGTAGACACGACCAAGAAGAAGCTTTTGGTTGCAATTTTTGTGTCTGTGGCTTCATTTCTAGGCTTGTTGGCTTTTGTCATTTGCTTTATCCTTGGGCGTAGAAGGAGAGTTAGAGGCAAGCATTTCCTCCGTTGCTTCATTAATCTGTTAATTGTTCATCCCTCATATAtacttatttttgtttgttgtcTCAAAATTTTGTAAACCAGATAATATGATCTCTCCTGATAACTCTGAAGGTCATATTCAATCTCAAGAAAACGAAGTGGAAATGCCAATCTTTGATTTTACTACAATCGAGATAGCGACCAATGGTTTCTCTTTTTCGAATAAGATAGGGGAAGGTGGTTTTGGTCCTGTATACAAGGTAGTGTTCCTTACTGACATCTTTGTATTTAAACTCATTTCATAATCTCTTGTATGTGTTAATGTTTTTCCTCTAATTTACAATCCCTAACTTCTGTTATGAGTGGAGTCTTCATTCTTGTAGATATAGGAGAGACTGCAGGGAAAGCTTTTTTGTGGACAAGAGATTATCAATGCAATCCCTAACTCAATTTTGTTACTTAATATCAAACTTTAAATACACTGCAGGGGAAGCTTTCTTGTGGACAAGAGATTGCAGTAAAGAGACTGGCAGAGGGCTCTGGCCAAGGCCAAAGTGAGTTCAAAAATGAGGTTTTGTTGATTTCACAACTTCAGCATCGAAATCTTGTAAAGCTTCTTGGTTTCTGCATtcaccaagaagaaacattGCTGGTCTATGAGTATATGCAAAACAAAAGTTTAGACTACTTCCTCTTCGGTTGGTGCCACAAACTTGTTTGTCATTCTATGCTTACTTTTGTTGAACAGATGTTCGTTAGTTCTatgtttctttttcattttttcttctcAATCTAACCATTTAATTTGTGTTGGATTGCAATTGTTGATACAGATAATCAGAGGCGATCTTTACTCAATTGGCAAAAGAGATTGGATATCATTATTGGGATAGCTCGTGGACTACTTTATCTTCATAGAGATTCAAGGCTTAGAATAATTCATAGAGATCTCAAAGTAAGTAACATATTGCTTGACAATGAAATGACTCCAAAAATTTCAGACTTTGGTATGGCACGTATGTTTGGAGAAGGTCAAACTGTGACACAAACCAAAAGAGTTGTTGGGACCTAGTAAGTATTACATCTTTTTCCCTTGTAATCCTTGTTGTATTCTGTCATTATGAATAATCTAAATGACATCAACACAGTGGTTATATGTCTCCAGAATATGCACTCGACGGATGCTTTTCATTGAAGTCAGATGTGTTTAGTTTTGGGGTAATTCTATTGGAAATAGTCAGTGGTAAAAAGAACAGAGGCTTCTTCCATACAGATCATCAACTAAATCTTCTTGGACATGTAAGTAGTAATGGCATTGTTGTAAACGAAACCTGCTACGATATGTTGAGAATACTTCAATCCAAACCAACGATAGAAACTAACCCCAAGTTGTGAAATCTTTAGGCTTGGAAGCTTTGGGATGAACAAAATGCTTTGGAGTTAATGGATACATCATTGGAGGATGAATTCCAACCTTCTGAAGCCTTGCGATGCATTCAAGTAGGACTTTTGTGTGTTCAACAAAATCCTGATGAAAGGCCGACTATGTGGTCAGTACTTTCAATGTTGGAGGGAGAGAACGTGCTCCTATATCATCCTAAACAGCCTGGATTTTACATGGAAAGAATGTTTTCTAAGCACGATAAATTATCGGCCGAAACCTCAACTTCGAATGAAGTGACAGTTACATCGCTACGTGGTCGTTAGTAAATATTAACAGTTAATAAGATCACTTTGTAAAGACTACTTCTCCCTTTCAATACCCAAATGGACATATTCTGGAAGATTCAAGATGTGTGCGTACAACTTGGAGTTTTTCATAGGAGTGCCAAGAAGTGGCTTCTATTATAAATGTGATGATTCTGCTAGTCAAATTATCATTGTATATCAATGACAAGGATTCAATTCTCAAATTGTTTTGGATATTGGCATATTAGCCATAACTTGTTCTTTGCAAAACTGTCTTTTATAAGAAAGAAAGGTGTATCAACTTCAATTCTGCCTTTTCAAATGTATTGAAACTTGCATTTGACTTCTGTGTACGGCTTATTGTCAAAAAGACCGATTATAATattagtaaaataaaaaataataatattttgctatttacGTACACTCAACTACTGATATACAACCAAgtttgttaaaaaaattgaagtcctaaaatatgtttgtgtttggttattttctttctgaatggttgcaaatataacaattatattcaaaataattaagtatatataacaacattttaaaaaaattacaaatataacaaaatctatcgatgataagAGTCACTAATAAACTATTAGAGataaactttgctatatttacaattttttaaaatattgctacatacttaataattattttaaatattgttaTCTATTATAATTATTCATTTATCGAATGTTAAACCGCCCCGGAGGTTTGAAAAGGGATTAGgagatttcttttattttctgaAT comes from Cucumis melo cultivar AY chromosome 12, USDA_Cmelo_AY_1.0, whole genome shotgun sequence and encodes:
- the LOC103485884 gene encoding G-type lectin S-receptor-like serine/threonine-protein kinase At4g27290 isoform X2; protein product: MGERICWCSKLLAFLIFWRTIALFPRKSSAIDTIKAGEFIIGSTQILVSSQENFVLGIFNPQGSRFQYLGIWYKNNPQTIVWVANRDNPLVNSSAKLTVNVEGTIILLNETGGVLWSSPSPGSMKLPTAQLLNTGNLVVTESGSENYLWQSFDYPSDTLLTGMKLGWDSKSGLNRKLTSWKSANDPSPGGFTYSIETDGLPQFVIREGPLILFRGGPWYGNRFSGSGALRDTAIYSPKFDYNASAALFSYDAADNLFVRLTLNAAGYVQQFYWVDDGKYWNPLYIMPGDRCDVYGLCGDFSVCTFSLTAECDCMVGFEPKSPNDWERFRWSDGCVRKDNRTCRNGEGFKRISSVKLPDSSGYLVNVNTSIDDCEAECLNNCSCLAYGIMELPTGGYGCVTWFHKLVDVKFVLENGQDLYIRVAASELDTTKKKLLVAIFVSVASFLGLLAFVICFILGRRRRVRDNMISPDNSEGHIQSQENEVEMPIFDFTTIEIATNGFSFSNKIGEGGFGPVYKGKLSCGQEIAVKRLAEGSGQGQSEFKNEVLLISQLQHRNLVKLLGFCIHQEETLLVYEYMQNKSLDYFLFDNQRRSLLNWQKRLDIIIGIARGLLYLHRDSRLRIIHRDLKVSNILLDNEMTPKISDFGMARMFGEGQTVTQTKRVVGT
- the LOC103485884 gene encoding G-type lectin S-receptor-like serine/threonine-protein kinase At4g27290 isoform X1 translates to MGERICWCSKLLAFLIFWRTIALFPRKSSAIDTIKAGEFIIGSTQILVSSQENFVLGIFNPQGSRFQYLGIWYKNNPQTIVWVANRDNPLVNSSAKLTVNVEGTIILLNETGGVLWSSPSPGSMKLPTAQLLNTGNLVVTESGSENYLWQSFDYPSDTLLTGMKLGWDSKSGLNRKLTSWKSANDPSPGGFTYSIETDGLPQFVIREGPLILFRGGPWYGNRFSGSGALRDTAIYSPKFDYNASAALFSYDAADNLFVRLTLNAAGYVQQFYWVDDGKYWNPLYIMPGDRCDVYGLCGDFSVCTFSLTAECDCMVGFEPKSPNDWERFRWSDGCVRKDNRTCRNGEGFKRISSVKLPDSSGYLVNVNTSIDDCEAECLNNCSCLAYGIMELPTGGYGCVTWFHKLVDVKFVLENGQDLYIRVAASELDTTKKKLLVAIFVSVASFLGLLAFVICFILGRRRRVRDNMISPDNSEGHIQSQENEVEMPIFDFTTIEIATNGFSFSNKIGEGGFGPVYKGKLSCGQEIAVKRLAEGSGQGQSEFKNEVLLISQLQHRNLVKLLGFCIHQEETLLVYEYMQNKSLDYFLFDNQRRSLLNWQKRLDIIIGIARGLLYLHRDSRLRIIHRDLKVSNILLDNEMTPKISDFGMARMFGEGQTVTQTKRVVGTYGYMSPEYALDGCFSLKSDVFSFGVILLEIVSGKKNRGFFHTDHQLNLLGHAWKLWDEQNALELMDTSLEDEFQPSEALRCIQVGLLCVQQNPDERPTMWSVLSMLEGENVLLYHPKQPGFYMERMFSKHDKLSAETSTSNEVTVTSLRGR